Proteins from a single region of Alloscardovia omnicolens:
- the ilvC gene encoding ketol-acid reductoisomerase: MAAQIWYEKDANPSVLDGKKVAIIGYGSQGHAHALNLRDSGVDVVVGLRPNSKSVEFAKEQGLEVKSVADATAEADIIMILAPDQYQRTIWANDIEPNLKPGAAIAFAHGFNIHYGYIKPSEDHPVFMVAPKGPGHIVRRQYTEGRGVPVVVAVEQDPQGNAWDITLAYSAGIGALRAGAIKTTFKEETETDLFGEQNVLMGGVNKLVEMGFEVLTDAGYQPEIAYFEVCHELKMLVDLMNEGGLNKARWSCSDTAQYGDYTNTVVDESCRERMQYHLKRIQDGSFAKEFIDDQDAGAPHFKELQEKYSNVRIETVGPKLRAMFSWNSEGVADADEGQSFNGKIARTQVQE; encoded by the coding sequence ATGGCAGCACAAATTTGGTATGAAAAGGATGCTAACCCTTCAGTTCTCGATGGTAAGAAGGTAGCAATCATTGGTTATGGTTCCCAAGGTCACGCACATGCACTCAACTTGCGTGATTCCGGCGTAGACGTAGTAGTTGGTCTTCGTCCAAATTCTAAGTCTGTAGAATTTGCCAAGGAACAGGGCCTTGAGGTGAAATCTGTTGCAGATGCAACTGCAGAAGCAGACATCATCATGATTTTGGCTCCAGATCAGTACCAGCGTACCATTTGGGCAAATGACATCGAGCCAAATTTGAAGCCAGGCGCAGCAATCGCTTTCGCACACGGTTTTAACATTCATTACGGCTACATTAAGCCATCTGAGGATCATCCAGTATTCATGGTTGCTCCAAAGGGACCTGGTCACATTGTTCGCCGTCAGTACACTGAAGGCCGCGGCGTACCAGTAGTTGTAGCAGTTGAGCAGGATCCACAGGGCAATGCTTGGGATATTACCCTTGCATATTCCGCAGGTATTGGTGCTTTGCGCGCAGGTGCTATTAAGACCACCTTCAAGGAAGAAACTGAAACCGATCTCTTCGGTGAGCAGAACGTTCTTATGGGTGGCGTGAACAAGCTCGTAGAAATGGGCTTCGAAGTTCTTACCGATGCTGGCTACCAGCCAGAAATCGCATATTTTGAGGTATGCCACGAGTTGAAGATGCTCGTAGACCTCATGAATGAAGGTGGCTTGAACAAGGCTCGCTGGTCTTGCTCTGACACCGCACAGTATGGTGACTACACCAATACTGTTGTGGACGAATCCTGCCGTGAGCGTATGCAGTATCACTTGAAGCGCATTCAGGATGGTTCCTTCGCTAAGGAATTCATCGATGATCAGGATGCAGGCGCACCACACTTCAAGGAGCTGCAGGAGAAGTATTCCAACGTTCGCATCGAAACTGTTGGTCCAAAGCTTCGTGCAATGTTCTCTTGGAACAGTGAAGGTGTTGCTGATGCTGATGAAGGTCAGTCCTTCAACGGTAAGATTGCTCGTACCCAGGTACAGGAGTAA